The Desulfosoma sp. genome window below encodes:
- a CDS encoding PAS domain S-box protein, with translation MCCKLKKASLRKHEVQELYEALQESETRYRLVMDATSDGIWDWDLRTDRVHYNPAYTRMLGFEPEEFSGNVAEWLDRIHPEDRQRALWENQRCINNEVAQFAVEFRMRTKSGTWKWILGRGMAVERDDSGKALRMIGTHTDITRIKESERRETFQRWIAAFLATMTQLDEHLPLVLDSILKTVSMDCGGIYLLDSQKNMLELVCHQGLSEALVKAVGSFSVDSPNMKPVLAGTPVSMPDEPWAVPRSTLKIQESLKTIAMVPIQFEGRVVGCLAVASRTMDEIPQETRIFLETTATHLGNAIGRNEARQELAESTKQYATLFELAGDALFVVRVRDRRILDANRAASTLLGYAREELRGSLWDAMIDASEGKDFVDRCSAQLELRSVCLVEGHLRTRLGTTVPVEISAKPFELKGESVLFMMARDISERLRAQEEKEKLQEQLRHAQKMESLGRLAGSIAHDFNNFLAPILGHGDILIRLVDETSPLKRHLDAITTAALKAKDLVQKLLDFSRDHAPAFEILDLTKKLKTLEETLASTLPLHIDFRLILPSNPVWVKADPIQMERVLLNLVANARDAMPQGGTLSIFLEQKTFHHESDMPSARLKPGTYAVLTVADTGMGMDQETLRKIFEPFFTTKSFSKGTGLGLSIVYGIVESHQGRILASSIPGIGTAFEIYLPVKPSPQVAV, from the coding sequence ATGTGCTGCAAGCTTAAGAAGGCTTCTTTAAGAAAACACGAAGTTCAGGAGCTTTACGAAGCCCTTCAAGAAAGCGAAACACGATACCGTCTTGTCATGGACGCCACTTCAGACGGCATCTGGGATTGGGACCTACGCACCGACCGAGTCCATTACAATCCGGCTTACACCCGCATGCTTGGTTTCGAACCTGAGGAATTCAGCGGCAACGTGGCCGAATGGTTGGATCGCATTCACCCGGAAGATCGACAACGCGCCCTTTGGGAAAATCAGCGTTGCATCAACAATGAGGTAGCCCAGTTCGCTGTAGAATTTCGCATGCGCACCAAATCCGGGACCTGGAAATGGATCCTGGGCCGAGGCATGGCTGTGGAACGGGATGATTCGGGCAAAGCCCTGCGCATGATCGGAACACATACAGACATCACACGGATCAAGGAAAGCGAACGCCGGGAAACTTTTCAAAGATGGATCGCCGCCTTTCTTGCCACCATGACGCAGTTGGATGAGCACCTGCCCCTGGTGCTAGACAGCATCCTCAAGACTGTATCTATGGATTGCGGCGGCATTTATCTTCTGGATTCCCAAAAGAACATGCTGGAGCTGGTCTGCCACCAGGGATTATCCGAAGCCCTTGTCAAGGCTGTTGGATCCTTTTCCGTCGATTCTCCCAATATGAAACCGGTTCTTGCAGGAACCCCTGTGTCCATGCCTGACGAACCGTGGGCGGTTCCGAGATCCACCCTGAAAATTCAGGAAAGCCTTAAAACCATCGCCATGGTGCCCATTCAGTTCGAAGGGCGCGTGGTAGGATGCCTAGCCGTGGCATCCCGTACCATGGACGAAATTCCACAGGAAACGAGAATTTTTTTGGAAACCACGGCGACGCATCTGGGAAACGCCATTGGCCGTAACGAGGCTCGCCAAGAACTGGCGGAGTCCACCAAACAGTATGCCACGCTTTTTGAATTGGCCGGTGATGCTCTTTTTGTGGTGCGGGTAAGAGACCGCCGTATTTTGGACGCTAATCGAGCCGCTTCGACCCTTCTCGGCTATGCGCGAGAAGAACTGCGGGGATCTCTCTGGGATGCCATGATCGACGCCTCGGAAGGCAAAGATTTCGTGGACCGATGCTCCGCTCAATTGGAGTTACGATCCGTGTGCCTCGTGGAAGGACATTTGCGGACCCGACTCGGCACCACAGTTCCCGTGGAAATCAGCGCGAAACCTTTTGAACTCAAAGGGGAATCCGTCCTCTTTATGATGGCCCGAGATATTTCCGAAAGGCTGCGGGCACAGGAAGAAAAAGAAAAGTTACAGGAACAACTGCGGCACGCTCAAAAGATGGAATCTCTGGGACGATTGGCCGGAAGCATCGCCCACGATTTTAACAATTTCCTGGCACCCATCCTCGGCCATGGGGACATCCTTATCCGTTTGGTGGATGAGACCAGCCCTCTCAAACGGCACCTGGACGCTATCACCACGGCGGCGCTGAAAGCCAAAGATCTTGTACAAAAGCTTTTGGATTTTAGTCGAGATCACGCCCCGGCTTTTGAAATCCTCGATCTCACGAAGAAGTTAAAAACTCTCGAAGAAACCTTAGCCTCAACCCTGCCGCTTCACATTGATTTTCGGCTGATCCTGCCGTCGAATCCCGTTTGGGTCAAGGCGGATCCCATTCAGATGGAACGCGTGCTCCTTAATTTGGTGGCCAATGCCCGAGACGCCATGCCGCAAGGCGGGACTCTTTCCATTTTTCTGGAACAAAAAACATTTCATCATGAAAGCGATATGCCCAGCGCTAGGCTTAAGCCAGGCACTTACGCCGTGCTCACCGTGGCCGATACCGGTATGGGCATGGATCAAGAAACTCTGAGAAAAATTTTTGAACCTTTTTTTACTACCAAGTCCTTCAGCAAAGGCACAGGTCTAGGACTATCCATCGTCTATGGGATTGTGGAGAGCCATCAAGGCCGGATTCTGGCGAGTTCCATTCCCGGTATCGGGACGGCTTTTGAAATCTACCTTCCGGTAAAGCCATCCCCACAGGTCGCTGTCTAA
- a CDS encoding TIGR00730 family Rossman fold protein, protein MVETQRVRRPLSFNEPNEHIDPLIAELMDRAEGIQHRDLVREMILAALKAGQESRSVLDLKLMNTTLKEMRFTAKVFGPYKHKRKVTVFGSARTTPEDAVYAMARNLGRALAESGFMVITGGGPGIMQAANEGAGPENSFGVNIRLPFEQAINPVVHQTPRSITYKYFFNRKVAFLKAADAVVLFPGGFGTLDEAMETLTLLQTGKHNPVPLVLVEPPEDTYWVRFMQFLKDELLSRRLISPSDFHLFRRIPSVEGAVAEIRQFYRRYHSLRYVKDSLILRLSEPLPAGSEDLLHKDFQDILKPGGTIRLGPPHEEEKDEPDCGSLTYLYVDFNRRDFGRLRQLIDAINRL, encoded by the coding sequence ATGGTAGAAACGCAACGGGTAAGACGTCCCCTCTCGTTTAACGAACCCAACGAACATATCGATCCGCTTATTGCAGAACTTATGGATCGAGCGGAGGGCATTCAACACAGAGACTTGGTTCGAGAGATGATTCTTGCGGCCCTCAAGGCGGGACAGGAAAGCCGCTCCGTGTTGGATCTCAAGCTCATGAACACCACCCTCAAGGAAATGCGTTTTACGGCCAAGGTCTTTGGCCCATACAAACACAAAAGAAAGGTGACCGTTTTTGGTTCCGCACGAACGACCCCTGAGGATGCTGTCTACGCCATGGCCCGTAATCTTGGGAGAGCCCTCGCGGAATCTGGGTTCATGGTCATTACCGGCGGAGGGCCTGGAATTATGCAGGCGGCCAACGAAGGTGCGGGCCCTGAGAATTCTTTCGGGGTCAACATTCGATTACCTTTTGAACAGGCTATCAATCCGGTGGTGCACCAAACGCCGAGATCCATTACCTACAAGTATTTTTTCAACCGCAAGGTGGCTTTTTTGAAGGCAGCCGACGCCGTGGTCTTGTTTCCAGGAGGATTCGGTACTCTGGACGAGGCCATGGAAACTTTGACATTGCTCCAGACGGGAAAGCATAACCCTGTGCCTTTGGTGCTTGTAGAACCCCCGGAAGATACCTACTGGGTGCGTTTCATGCAGTTTCTAAAAGACGAGCTGCTGTCTCGACGTCTCATTTCACCAAGCGATTTTCACCTTTTTCGGCGCATTCCTTCCGTGGAAGGAGCCGTTGCCGAGATTCGTCAATTTTATCGACGCTATCATAGTCTGCGCTATGTGAAGGACAGTCTTATTTTGCGTCTGTCCGAACCATTGCCGGCTGGTAGCGAGGATTTGTTGCATAAAGATTTTCAGGACATTTTGAAACCCGGCGGTACCATTCGCTTGGGACCTCCCCATGAAGAGGAAAAAGACGAACCTGACTGTGGCAGTTTAACTTACCTTTATGTGGACTTTAACCGCAGGGATTTCGGTCGACTGCGACAACTCATCGATGCCATCAACAGGCTCTAA
- a CDS encoding molybdopterin-binding protein — MEKMDKVWKPAVVTVGQEVLYGERPNDNLTWLLRTFVSFGHPAVVAMVLPDDERVIGDHLAILVHQGYRPVFVSGGIGGTHDDRTRQGIALGLGRPLVRHEECFQRLARRYGRKFTDQRQRMAWLPEGAKLIDNPIGAPGFSVDAVYAFPGFPEMLHPMAQETLKRLFGPPVSLENQVLELTLGVSEGVIAEEVERFALEYPKVQIGLYPSLSSQGATVTVRCRHFNATPQDWAAAEDFLKNLERSYPVIKSVTSSPQCAVNGKAP; from the coding sequence ATGGAAAAAATGGACAAGGTCTGGAAACCTGCAGTGGTGACCGTGGGTCAGGAAGTGCTTTACGGGGAAAGACCCAACGACAACCTGACTTGGTTGCTTCGTACCTTCGTCAGTTTCGGTCATCCCGCCGTAGTGGCCATGGTCCTTCCTGACGATGAGAGGGTCATCGGGGATCATCTGGCAATCCTGGTCCATCAAGGCTATCGGCCCGTTTTTGTTTCAGGGGGCATCGGAGGCACCCATGATGATCGAACCCGACAAGGGATCGCCTTGGGTTTGGGCCGACCTTTGGTGCGCCATGAAGAATGCTTTCAAAGGCTTGCGCGCCGGTACGGTCGCAAATTTACGGACCAGCGTCAACGAATGGCCTGGCTTCCGGAAGGCGCGAAACTTATTGACAATCCCATCGGTGCACCCGGATTTTCGGTGGATGCCGTTTATGCGTTTCCGGGATTTCCCGAAATGCTTCACCCTATGGCCCAAGAAACCTTGAAGCGCCTCTTTGGCCCGCCCGTCTCCTTAGAAAATCAGGTGCTCGAGCTGACACTCGGTGTTTCGGAAGGAGTGATTGCCGAGGAGGTGGAGCGATTCGCTTTGGAATACCCCAAGGTGCAGATCGGCCTCTATCCCAGCTTAAGTTCTCAAGGGGCCACAGTCACCGTCCGTTGCCGGCATTTCAACGCCACCCCACAAGACTGGGCTGCCGCGGAAGATTTTTTAAAGAACCTCGAGCGTTCTTACCCCGTCATCAAATCCGTGACGTCCTCTCCGCAATGCGCAGTTAACGGTAAGGCCCCATGA
- a CDS encoding PfkB family carbohydrate kinase: MENSWDVFGLGQCSLDYLGLIDQFPEPDTKCEFRDLTVQGGGPVATALVALRRWGKRCLFCGVVGDDPFGSAIMESLRTEGVDLDGMRVRKGEASQFAFIAAEPGTGRRTIFWRRPTGKPLEPDEIPWDRLRRSRVLLTDGLFVEAALAAAQKAKNWNVPVVVDAGSLRDGMLDLARWNDHFIASETFAKSLMGREDPEGACRRLAALGPQVCAVTLGARGSVYCSQGIISFQEAYPVKAVDSTGCGDVFHGAYVYGLLEGWPIAQRFRWASWAAAQVAQHLGGRAGIPSK, translated from the coding sequence GTGGAAAACTCATGGGATGTGTTCGGCCTTGGGCAATGTTCCTTGGACTATCTGGGTCTTATCGATCAGTTTCCCGAACCCGACACCAAATGTGAATTTCGGGATCTGACCGTTCAGGGAGGCGGCCCCGTGGCCACGGCCTTGGTGGCACTCAGACGCTGGGGAAAACGTTGTCTCTTTTGCGGTGTTGTGGGGGATGATCCTTTTGGATCGGCCATTATGGAGTCCTTGAGAACTGAAGGGGTGGATCTGGACGGTATGCGCGTGCGCAAGGGAGAAGCATCCCAATTCGCTTTCATTGCCGCGGAACCCGGCACGGGTCGGCGCACAATCTTTTGGCGACGTCCGACGGGAAAGCCCCTTGAGCCCGACGAAATCCCATGGGATCGGTTACGTCGATCCCGAGTCCTCCTCACTGACGGCCTCTTTGTGGAAGCCGCTCTGGCCGCAGCGCAAAAAGCGAAAAACTGGAATGTTCCCGTGGTTGTAGACGCAGGGTCCCTTCGGGACGGCATGCTGGATTTAGCCCGCTGGAACGATCATTTCATCGCCTCGGAAACCTTCGCCAAGAGTCTCATGGGCAGGGAAGATCCTGAAGGCGCCTGCAGACGATTAGCCGCCCTCGGGCCGCAGGTGTGCGCCGTCACTTTGGGGGCCCGAGGCAGTGTCTACTGCAGCCAGGGGATCATAAGCTTTCAAGAAGCTTACCCCGTCAAAGCCGTGGATAGCACCGGATGCGGGGACGTTTTTCACGGCGCTTATGTCTACGGACTTCTGGAAGGCTGGCCCATTGCTCAAAGGTTTCGATGGGCCTCTTGGGCGGCCGCCCAGGTGGCGCAACACCTCGGCGGCCGAGCCGGTATCCCTTCAAAATAG
- a CDS encoding amino acid ABC transporter ATP-binding protein — MLKADTPQSPSEPTPMVEMIDVHKWFGEFHVLRGINLKVHAKERIVICGPSGSGKSTLIRCINRLEEHQRGRIIVDGVELTHNIKNIEKIRSEVGMVFQHFNLFPHLTVLDNLTLGPIWVRKVPRKQAEETAMYYLEKVHIADQARKFPGQLSGGQQQRVAIARSLCMNPKIMLFDEPTSALDPEMIKEVLDVMIELAQEGMTMLVVTHEMGFARSVAHRVLFMDGGRVVEENSPDEFFSNPKHERTRLFLSQILH, encoded by the coding sequence ATGCTTAAAGCAGACACTCCACAATCCCCTTCCGAGCCCACTCCCATGGTGGAAATGATCGATGTCCACAAATGGTTCGGCGAATTCCATGTCCTTCGCGGGATCAACCTCAAGGTACATGCCAAAGAACGGATCGTGATCTGCGGCCCGTCGGGATCGGGAAAATCAACCCTTATTCGATGTATCAACCGGTTGGAAGAACATCAAAGAGGGCGCATCATCGTGGACGGTGTTGAACTCACCCATAACATTAAAAACATTGAAAAAATTCGGTCAGAAGTGGGCATGGTCTTTCAGCATTTCAATCTTTTTCCGCACCTTACCGTCCTGGACAACCTCACCCTAGGCCCTATCTGGGTGCGCAAAGTGCCGCGCAAGCAGGCGGAGGAAACCGCCATGTATTACCTGGAAAAGGTGCATATCGCTGATCAGGCCCGTAAGTTTCCGGGACAACTTTCAGGAGGGCAGCAGCAACGCGTGGCCATCGCTCGCAGCCTATGCATGAATCCCAAAATCATGCTCTTTGACGAACCCACTTCGGCCTTGGATCCTGAAATGATCAAAGAAGTTTTGGACGTCATGATTGAGCTGGCTCAAGAAGGCATGACGATGCTGGTGGTCACCCATGAGATGGGATTTGCTCGAAGCGTGGCTCACCGGGTTTTGTTCATGGACGGCGGGCGCGTGGTGGAAGAAAACAGCCCCGACGAATTCTTTTCCAATCCCAAGCATGAACGCACCCGTCTTTTCCTAAGCCAAATTCTGCACTGA
- a CDS encoding amino acid ABC transporter permease, with amino-acid sequence MSDFETTPSSRHFTNSEEVKPPVTTVGRLGWLRKNLFNTPLNTVLTCLTLFFLWKTVPPLLRWAFVDAVWNTPSNLCRQSQGACWSVISQNIRFILFGFYPYEQQWRPTVAMVLLLGLLFFSRHRRFWTKTLAYAWIVGLAAMGTLMAGGILGLSPVESTQWGGLPLTLLLAVFGLTAAYPLGVLLALGRQSRLPAVKLLCVVYIELIRGVPLISLLFMASIIFPLFLPAGVTINKILRAQAAIILFTAAYIAEVVRGGLQAIPKGQYEAAESLGLNYYLTMRLVVLPQALKIVIPPTVSILISAFKDTSLVVIIALYDVLKTTQTVLSNPEWMGFSREAYLFLAILYFTGCFSMSHYSRRLERQLATEH; translated from the coding sequence ATGAGCGATTTCGAGACCACCCCTTCGTCACGCCATTTCACGAACTCGGAAGAAGTGAAACCGCCGGTGACGACGGTCGGGCGGCTGGGATGGCTGCGAAAGAATCTTTTCAATACCCCTTTGAATACCGTTTTGACCTGCCTGACTCTGTTCTTCCTGTGGAAAACGGTGCCCCCCCTTCTTCGATGGGCTTTTGTGGACGCAGTATGGAACACGCCTTCAAACCTGTGCCGACAATCCCAAGGGGCTTGCTGGTCCGTGATCAGTCAAAACATTCGATTCATTCTCTTCGGATTCTATCCCTATGAACAACAATGGCGGCCTACTGTGGCCATGGTTTTATTGCTTGGGCTTCTCTTTTTTTCACGGCACCGAAGATTTTGGACCAAGACTTTGGCCTATGCATGGATTGTGGGATTGGCCGCCATGGGCACCTTGATGGCCGGAGGCATTTTGGGGCTTTCACCCGTGGAAAGCACTCAATGGGGTGGACTGCCCTTAACACTGCTTCTCGCCGTCTTCGGTCTGACAGCGGCCTATCCTCTTGGTGTTCTTTTGGCCTTGGGACGCCAATCCCGCTTGCCCGCCGTGAAATTGCTTTGCGTGGTGTACATCGAACTCATTCGCGGTGTCCCGCTTATCAGTCTGCTCTTTATGGCTTCCATCATCTTCCCTCTGTTTCTTCCGGCCGGTGTCACCATCAACAAAATTCTAAGGGCCCAAGCGGCTATAATTCTCTTTACGGCAGCCTATATCGCCGAAGTGGTTCGAGGAGGTCTTCAGGCCATTCCCAAAGGCCAATATGAAGCGGCCGAATCCCTGGGACTCAACTACTATCTCACCATGCGCCTTGTGGTCCTGCCTCAGGCTTTGAAAATCGTGATTCCACCCACCGTGAGCATCCTTATTTCAGCCTTTAAGGATACTTCCCTGGTGGTCATCATCGCACTCTACGACGTGCTCAAAACCACGCAAACCGTGTTATCTAATCCGGAATGGATGGGGTTCAGCCGTGAAGCCTATTTGTTTCTGGCAATTCTTTACTTCACCGGTTGTTTTTCCATGTCTCATTACAGCCGCCGGCTGGAAAGACAGCTTGCCACGGAACATTAG
- a CDS encoding amino acid ABC transporter permease, translating into MLFQVLVLGAVALLAWYLITNTVANLHRQNIASGFGFLKKEAAFEIGESLIPYSAANTYARALLVGALNTVKVAAIGIALTVILGTFIGIARLSSNWLIARLAAVYIEVMQDIPVLLQLFFWYALFYEMLPGPRQALNPLTGVYLCNRGLIVPALDPHPAWRWMILATMGAILASWLLRAWARRRQDRTGRPFPVFRVSLALILLTPLGTWWAFGSPRAVALPELQGFNFVGGTTLSPEFSALLLGLVLYTAAFVAEIVRAGIQAVGKGQREAAMSLGLRPAQVLRLVILPQALRVIIPPLTSQMLNLTKNSSLAVAIGYPDFVSVANTTINQTGQSIEGVALIMAVYLFFSLSTSAFMNWYNKKTKLVER; encoded by the coding sequence GTGCTTTTTCAGGTGCTGGTCCTTGGAGCCGTCGCTCTCCTGGCTTGGTATTTGATCACCAACACGGTGGCTAATTTGCACCGGCAAAACATCGCTTCGGGTTTTGGTTTTCTCAAAAAAGAAGCCGCCTTTGAAATCGGTGAATCCCTGATTCCCTACAGTGCTGCGAACACTTATGCTCGAGCCCTTTTGGTAGGAGCTTTGAACACGGTGAAGGTGGCCGCCATCGGCATCGCTCTTACCGTGATTCTCGGGACATTCATCGGCATCGCTCGCCTTTCTTCCAACTGGCTCATCGCGCGCCTTGCGGCTGTCTACATTGAAGTCATGCAGGACATTCCCGTGCTTCTGCAACTTTTCTTTTGGTACGCGCTCTTTTACGAGATGCTTCCAGGACCCCGACAAGCCCTGAACCCTCTGACTGGGGTCTATCTATGCAATCGAGGTCTCATCGTGCCGGCCTTGGACCCGCATCCGGCATGGCGGTGGATGATCCTTGCAACCATGGGAGCCATCCTGGCTTCTTGGCTGCTACGAGCTTGGGCTCGACGCCGTCAGGACCGCACAGGGCGCCCTTTTCCCGTTTTTCGTGTCTCCTTGGCGCTCATCCTGTTAACCCCTCTTGGAACATGGTGGGCTTTCGGCAGTCCTCGGGCCGTTGCCCTTCCGGAACTTCAGGGATTTAACTTTGTCGGCGGCACAACTCTCAGTCCGGAATTTTCGGCCCTTTTGTTGGGTTTAGTCCTCTACACGGCGGCCTTTGTGGCGGAAATCGTTCGCGCAGGCATTCAAGCCGTGGGAAAAGGTCAGCGCGAAGCCGCCATGTCTCTTGGATTAAGGCCGGCTCAGGTGCTTCGGCTGGTGATTCTGCCGCAGGCCCTTCGAGTCATCATTCCTCCGCTCACAAGCCAGATGCTTAATTTGACCAAGAACAGTTCTCTGGCCGTGGCCATCGGTTACCCGGATTTTGTTTCCGTGGCCAACACGACCATCAACCAAACGGGGCAATCCATTGAAGGGGTCGCCTTGATCATGGCGGTCTATCTTTTCTTCAGCTTGTCCACGTCGGCCTTTATGAACTGGTACAATAAAAAAACGAAATTGGTGGAACGATGA
- a CDS encoding amino acid ABC transporter substrate-binding protein encodes MKTVKGFLVMAWILVSALSAFAGTLDEVKARGYLTVGVNGQVFGFSMPDEKGEWKGLDVDTARAIAAAIFGDATKIKFVPLTAVQRLPALQSKEVDVLCRNTTQTLLRETTNGLNFAHVNFYDGQGFMVPKKLGVKSAKELKGATVCVLPGTTTELNAADFFRKNNLPWKPVVIEQNAELNKAFFSGRCDCLTSDVSQLAGHRAVAPNPQDYIILPEVISKEPLAPVVRHGDDQWFDIVNWTVMALIQAEEFGITSKNVDEMLKSPDPEIQRFLGVTPGLGAALGLDDKWAYHIVKQVGNYGEIFERNVGPNTPLAMERGLNALWTQGGLMYAAPFR; translated from the coding sequence ATGAAGACGGTCAAGGGGTTTCTTGTCATGGCATGGATTCTGGTGTCGGCCTTAAGCGCCTTCGCGGGAACTTTGGATGAAGTTAAGGCCAGAGGATACCTGACCGTCGGGGTGAACGGCCAGGTGTTCGGCTTTAGCATGCCCGACGAAAAAGGCGAATGGAAAGGCCTCGATGTGGATACGGCTCGAGCTATCGCCGCCGCCATTTTCGGCGATGCCACCAAAATTAAGTTTGTGCCCTTGACAGCCGTGCAGCGGCTTCCCGCCCTGCAATCCAAGGAAGTGGACGTGCTATGCCGCAACACAACGCAAACCCTGCTTCGCGAAACCACCAATGGATTGAATTTTGCTCATGTTAATTTCTACGACGGTCAAGGGTTCATGGTTCCCAAAAAATTGGGTGTCAAAAGCGCCAAAGAACTAAAGGGCGCCACCGTGTGCGTCCTTCCGGGGACGACCACCGAGCTGAACGCAGCGGACTTTTTCAGAAAAAACAACCTGCCATGGAAACCCGTGGTCATCGAACAAAATGCCGAATTGAACAAGGCGTTCTTTTCGGGACGATGTGATTGTCTCACGTCGGATGTGTCCCAGCTGGCCGGACACCGTGCCGTCGCCCCTAACCCTCAGGATTATATTATTCTGCCGGAAGTCATTTCCAAGGAACCTCTGGCTCCTGTGGTTCGACACGGGGATGACCAATGGTTCGACATCGTCAATTGGACCGTCATGGCTCTTATTCAGGCGGAAGAATTCGGAATTACGTCCAAAAACGTGGATGAAATGCTCAAAAGCCCCGATCCGGAAATTCAAAGGTTTCTGGGGGTGACTCCAGGACTTGGCGCCGCCTTAGGCCTGGATGACAAATGGGCCTATCATATCGTCAAACAAGTGGGGAATTACGGGGAAATCTTTGAGCGAAACGTGGGACCCAACACACCTTTGGCCATGGAACGAGGCTTGAACGCCCTCTGGACCCAAGGCGGGCTCATGTACGCCGCTCCTTTCCGCTAA
- a CDS encoding 2-oxoacid:acceptor oxidoreductase subunit alpha: MDGNEAVVQGAIYAGCRFFAGYPITPATTILSEMLKKLPPLGGIVFQGEDEMASIGACLGASMAGLKAMTATSGPGLSLYSENISFAIGSEIPLVIVNVMRQGPSTGAATRGADGDVQFMRWGHSGGLPVVVLAATCPADCFTLTVHAFNLAERLRCPVFVASSKEIAMTRETVAMEDVEKPEVLHRKRHTEGPYVPFAPGPDGVPSFLPIGGSVPVRQTSSMHGPDGYITNSPALMQSLVERLKHKVESQIDTFSFFELDTQADARTLLITYGITARSARAAVFRLRAQGRRVSLLVLKTLWPVPEKILSSAAEPAQRVLMVEANLGQYVHEVRRVLCPKPVLFFGLMCGRMISPEEIVWEVIRAESS, encoded by the coding sequence ATGGACGGTAATGAGGCTGTGGTGCAAGGAGCAATCTATGCCGGCTGCCGCTTTTTTGCGGGTTATCCCATCACACCGGCGACCACTATTCTTTCAGAGATGTTGAAAAAATTGCCGCCTCTTGGCGGCATCGTCTTTCAAGGCGAAGACGAAATGGCATCCATTGGGGCGTGCCTGGGAGCTTCCATGGCAGGACTCAAGGCCATGACGGCCACCTCAGGACCCGGTCTCAGCCTTTACAGCGAAAATATTTCCTTTGCCATAGGAAGCGAGATCCCTTTGGTGATCGTCAATGTCATGCGTCAGGGACCTTCTACGGGGGCAGCCACACGTGGTGCCGACGGGGATGTGCAGTTTATGCGCTGGGGACATTCCGGCGGACTGCCTGTGGTGGTGCTTGCAGCCACGTGCCCTGCCGATTGTTTCACTTTGACCGTCCATGCTTTTAATCTGGCCGAACGCTTGCGTTGTCCGGTGTTTGTCGCTTCCAGCAAAGAGATTGCCATGACTCGAGAAACCGTGGCTATGGAAGATGTGGAAAAGCCTGAGGTTCTGCATCGAAAAAGACACACCGAAGGCCCCTATGTCCCTTTTGCGCCGGGACCGGACGGCGTGCCGTCCTTTCTTCCCATAGGCGGATCCGTACCCGTTCGGCAAACCTCTTCCATGCATGGCCCGGACGGCTATATCACCAACAGCCCAGCGCTCATGCAATCCCTTGTGGAACGCCTCAAGCACAAGGTGGAATCCCAGATCGACACCTTTTCCTTCTTTGAACTGGACACTCAAGCCGACGCCCGCACGCTCTTGATAACCTACGGTATCACGGCTCGATCGGCCCGTGCAGCCGTCTTCCGACTTCGGGCTCAAGGGCGTCGTGTGAGCCTGTTGGTGCTCAAGACCCTTTGGCCGGTTCCCGAAAAGATTCTAAGCTCGGCCGCCGAACCGGCTCAGCGGGTGCTGATGGTGGAAGCGAACCTGGGTCAATATGTTCATGAAGTGCGCCGCGTTCTGTGTCCCAAGCCTGTTCTCTTTTTCGGGCTTATGTGCGGCCGTATGATTTCCCCTGAAGAAATTGTTTGGGAGGTGATTCGTGCCGAGTCTTCTTAA